One window from the genome of Williamwhitmania sp. encodes:
- a CDS encoding MBL fold metallo-hydrolase has protein sequence MACVVSRIENRPIPSNSFVISKNGYRSCVIIDPGTSDCEELITYLNDNNLAPEYILLTHEHFDHVWGVNRLKDSYGCSIVSSKICSEKIVDRKKNMSLFYDQVGFETYPADILVDNGITISWNDSIIEAFETPGHTDGSLCFQIENFLFTGDTIIKDLKTVVKLPTGSKGKLKESFSFLENKMKGKQIVVYPGHGESFMFDEIKFSDLL, from the coding sequence ATGGCATGTGTTGTTTCTAGAATTGAAAATCGACCGATTCCCTCCAACAGCTTTGTCATTAGTAAGAATGGATATCGGTCGTGCGTTATCATCGACCCTGGAACGAGTGACTGCGAGGAGCTGATAACCTACCTTAACGATAATAATTTAGCACCGGAGTATATTTTGTTAACCCATGAGCATTTTGACCATGTTTGGGGAGTAAATAGGTTGAAAGATAGCTATGGCTGCAGCATCGTTAGTTCGAAAATCTGTTCCGAGAAAATCGTTGATCGGAAAAAGAATATGTCCCTGTTTTACGATCAAGTTGGGTTTGAAACCTATCCGGCTGATATTTTAGTTGATAACGGTATTACCATAAGTTGGAACGATTCCATCATCGAAGCTTTTGAAACGCCTGGCCATACCGATGGTAGCTTGTGCTTTCAGATAGAAAACTTCCTGTTCACTGGCGACACCATAATAAAGGACCTAAAAACCGTGGTTAAGCTACCCACCGGGAGCAAGGGCAAGCTCAAGGAATCATTTTCGTTTCTTGAGAATAAAATGAAGGGGAAGCAAATAGTTGTTTACCCTGGTCACGGCGAAAGTTTTATGTTTGATGAAATTAAGTTCAGTGACCTTCTTTAA
- a CDS encoding acetyltransferase → MKNIIILGTGAVAAELTSYIDDNNSKVELDKQTNIVGYIEYAYNIEKYYARYNLKAPVLCDIDSFVPDENVEVLVGISDIPFRNTMINRLLEKGAVLASFIHSSVIMPASTKIGKGNIIYPFCIIGPNTAIGDFNFITSYSFISHDCTVGNGNFLSTAGIAGRVKVGDNNFFGIRATVIPHIEIGNNNTIQAGMVVDKHIGDNSTIFYRYKEQVIAIPKVD, encoded by the coding sequence ATGAAGAACATTATCATACTTGGAACTGGCGCCGTTGCGGCTGAACTTACATCCTATATCGACGACAATAACAGCAAAGTTGAATTGGATAAACAAACGAATATTGTTGGCTATATCGAGTATGCATACAATATTGAAAAGTACTATGCTAGGTATAATCTTAAGGCACCTGTACTTTGTGATATTGATTCTTTTGTGCCTGACGAAAACGTAGAGGTTCTAGTAGGTATATCGGATATACCTTTTCGAAATACAATGATTAATCGATTGCTGGAAAAGGGTGCAGTGCTAGCAAGTTTTATTCACTCCTCCGTTATTATGCCGGCATCAACCAAAATTGGCAAGGGAAATATTATTTATCCTTTTTGTATCATCGGTCCAAATACTGCTATCGGTGATTTTAACTTTATTACCTCCTACAGCTTTATTAGCCACGATTGCACGGTGGGGAATGGAAATTTTCTGTCCACTGCAGGGATTGCAGGCCGGGTTAAGGTGGGAGACAACAATTTTTTTGGGATACGCGCCACCGTAATCCCGCACATCGAAATTGGGAACAACAATACCATACAAGCCGGTATGGTGGTGGACAAGCACATTGGGGACAACTCTACCATTTTTTACCGCTACAAAGAACAAGTTATCGCAA